The sequence ttgtttttgaccaaggacagagacttagacagcggctgtgcagaggaaatcgacttccgttttcactcctccaaggcgctttcttccagactctacagggctccagcgcctttttctttcaaccacgtcggcctaagttatcggctacgacaactgagacaaggtgtccaattgcagtttcctcctgtcaggaacagatggcacgggaggctcccccggggggggggcatagtcctaaagggagcggcagagttcacgaattCTAGggttgcaggtttcacgctgggaggatgcttaaggttactcatccggatgacagcttcccgatgcccattcccgcacgatctctgtgatcagccaaggatatcgcgcctgccgtctctgtcagcgaattcagtgtctctgagcCTCTATgacatagcgtcggcaagagttgcccggttgggcagaatgatccataccttaggcgaaggtcctccataggatcatcgacggcttcacccccggcttcttcagtcgatcctttcttgtaaggaaggatctgagacgggagttccatagtcgacctctcagccctgatcaagtttgtcgaacaaacttcggccagcgtagaacagcagaatcgatcagactggtaacgaggcgacaggactccttaaaccttggatcggaaggacgggtactttcagtttccattccatccatcttccagggagctcgtggaattcagcctagactgcaagtattcctgcttatgatgcagtgtggcgatcccgccgtggcatcgcagatttttttccccagagaactctccctgctttcctcatggccgctcaggtgcaggcttctgcctccttcgctttttggagggctggtcaactctggtaggctcgggttcgaccttcttcagcgccgggacaagcttccgggtgcttaccatgagtgtgggattcatggtattttgcttggagcctgctctcttctgcctcaacatctggagtatctggccatgatattgagtcaacggccttaccacgttggaaaccctgcttctcgtccgtccagcgaggttaagcaacgtcggttctggtcggtacttggatgggtgaccacctggggacgccagattctgttgccacatcctccgagctttcccttcagttgactgtggcaagactgaggagagtcgcagtacctgttctcagtcaagcagagctttcagccctaccttggaacgtttcctagttctcctttcctcattgacccgtctatagtccgaacggtcgcctcaggataagttccatgaggggcggtccaagttccggtggtttcaggcatcgattaaccggacttcctggcccctatgggatcagcggaactattagacctgcaatgggtgttgacctatggaacctcttgatggtagtggatattctcgtcctttccccacattcttgatgctgttctcggactcgtcaaagaaaagcggggggggggggtcatgttccggtccaggcctatggtcaggacctgaaggatacctctccatcattcaggcaggcttaggggccgtagtctggcccctctacagatcctacagctcctgccgagtcgctccgtgcgcgtcgacttcatgattctggcgtgttctaaccagcagaggacgcattttcacaccttcacatcttgcattagagataccgagatgattgagatactctcaatgccaccatcggctctctcattccaggcagaggaatgttttctccgactatccgagcagagcctcgtagagagagtgtacctggtggtttttggccttgagtaaccagcaagtcctggtctgggggacctgatcgcgacagcttggaacctcaagcttccgctgttcttccccccagtctcagaccccgagactctggcaagatgtattccagtgatggtgggacaacttcgacacctgcgtcttccctcctttttgtctgtggacaatgggtctcaacaagaccaggttgtctgtcaacctttcaatgggagagctccactgggactatgcgcagaacggtttctggaccctctgcttcccctgacggaactcccgggagagcttctcccacggcgcagactactcaaacaaccacactgcgacatctctcccgaaccggggcgtcgcttcggcttcatgcctggagacactacgcctcctcctcaagaagagacaacctgctacagtcgcggtacggaggtcgcgtcatctgcgatagtcatccgcaggggtcttccaggcaaagtgaagagtcttcggtggttggtgccatgggagatatacctcttcccttgaggcctcttctccagcaataacggtcttattgcctttcggcgggaggaaactcctttccgctctcggcaatgaagcctgtcgctcagcctttccctgaccttcaggcttaaaggaataactttttcctgcccgctggatctttcttcgctcatgcgaagctacgatcgtccctgccctagtcggaggaagacctccaacttggagcatggctcggactttttagtcccttaagagatcttctcaagaccctttacgacaggcctcggattgtattccgtcttgggtcttctgctcactctggccgcggccagtgtgtaagcaatcttcttggtctcgtacgactccgccctttctaaggaagaggggaaggcaacattcaggttcgctcctgagttgttggctagactcagaatctgggggtcccggcccttcggtccaattccttcaagatttcgagtctccattctgtatctgatgtcccaagaccttctctttcttgtcaataaaggaatcgagaggttagctttgggaacagctgcagtttgtccttagttgcagccgatttgggagcacaaggaggacacgggggagagtcaccagtatacctcttcagcccggactcaaggacattcatctcgatctgtctccagaccctcccccgtcacgtcgccctacagcacgatgttggatacatcgcaacgtccctcgccttcgagtaatactactctgtgacgcaggtgctacaagctggagtctggaagcgtctaatgaccttcgcagcccgcttcctgcagggcgtgacctaCAGGAGTCtctatacgttttctatcgctctgtggtggctacacaacagctggtctaacctcaggctcctttttggacaggtagcagaaggttgagggcattgttatcaggttttagtctgcatgaacgaaagaagtatgtctggcccttatttctttcttcatcatcccttctacagggaagcagcatcctggtctctgtatagctgacctcgaacctctgcaggtaaaccatgcttccttgtgttccgagtattgagtcaatactgtcgcgtcccccataccctgacgaggtggtattgggaacgtcctaacccagagttccttctggaactccagatcaactgcctaggacgggtcacacgtcttccttcacacacaagcttacgtaggccacacggttccttgcggagcaaggaacttgaggtgcagggactccttttctcgagtgcgactcactcggattctgagtccccgggtaaagccaaagccagtatggctggggactttccaccctacctaaggggtaagtcacccaatgaaaatagcgtggtttgtatttcggttacggaacaaatgacaaattcgaagataatttgtatttttcctaaccatacaaaccttagctatttacacatatttgcccaccagccctgtcccccaagacaagtcctacctctaagtgaaagtgagcattcacctgtgtgtgaggggaggggggaggggtagctagctaccactcccctacacccccgctaactagcgcgggggtaatacaccctcgttaaattctaatggcgcgccatttcagctgcactaaaaggttaacccaatgtaaatagctaaggtttgtatggttaggaaaaatacaaattatcttcgaatttgtcattgtaATAGACGAGTACAGCAATAATTTCTTCCATTTAGATGTTCAGACATCCCTATTAACGTATATAATCACTCGTATATTAGCACTTCCTTGTCTCTACTCGCCCATAACCACACGTTTGAGTGTAAGTAGTCGTCTGCGCCTGGACTGAATGATGAAAGAGAATTAATATCAGCAGACCCAGTCGGGGGTTCTTCCACAATGGGATGTTTCGGTGTCATTCTTGGGACAATTGTAGAGTTTTGTGTGATTTGTTTTGATGAAATAGTTTAGTCGTAATAAttgtcatcatcacctcctacacctgttaatgcaaagggcctcagttagatttcgccagtcgtctctatcttgagcttttaattcaatactgtacttctccattcatcatcatctgcttcacgcttcatagtcctcagccatgtagacctgggtcttccaactcttctagtgcttcgtgtatcccagctgaacgtttggtgaactaatctctcttgtggagtgcaaagagcatgcccaaaccctctccctctgcccctcatcatgacctcatccacatgtggtacttgagtagaatgtggcatgaagaggcaaaacctgatgaatgggagttaggagtgttggtgaaagtggcaaaagaaggagacctgactgatgacAATATTAATAGAAATTCATTAATACTAAATTGATTTTTTGTTTCTCATTTCCAGAACACAGCGAAGGTGTACAGTAGTCATGTCCGATGGATTGGTCATCCAGGAAGACGGGAAGGAGAAGCTTATCATCGTGACGGCCGTTACTGCCATGGCCGCCTGTTGGATCGTTTGCCCTGTAACAGGTACTGTTGTGAAATTATAGTTATACAATCAAGGCTCCTAATTCCATGAAAATTTCATTACAGGTATACTGTATGTTTTATAATTATGTACGTGTTTAAAACAAGGACCTGTGGTATATATCATATCTAAAGACCTCTAGACCCCTGCTGCATCTGAGAAGCCAACAGCGACTGTATTCAATAAATGAAATATCGGTCCAATGTGTTATGGGGTTTAGGCATTGGTTATAGCGTTACTGAGGTTTTTCAGCCGTCAGAATTTCTCGCATCGCCAAAGGGAGTATTGCATAGAGTACAAGTTTTGCTGTGGCCGGACACTGTAGGGTTTATAAGAAGCCTTTCACTTAATCCATACAGTTCTCAGCtatgatggattgattgattgattgcatgagagttttctggcatcctgacatctaaggtcattaatgcCGTTCTCAGCTATGTTGTCCTTTTCCTTTCACTTTTTATCCATTCCACTTTGGGCTTTTCCATTATAGCTGTTTGTAAACAAATCCTTATGGGGCAGGTGAgtgagaattttgtaatgtcattgGATGTATTTTTTTCACTGTATTTTACTCCTTAAATGTGATGTAAGCAGGCTTACTCAAAAAAGCTATGGAGGAATTTGATGGAAATTTCAAGACATGTTAGAAATTGGATAACTTAGAAGGTATTAGATTTACCCTGTGATCGTATTCACCATTCAGATCCAAGAGTttttttctaaaggattcttaactATTGCGAGATTGGACCAAATTGGAAATTCTTGCTTATTACTCGAGTAAATCACAGTAGACTTGGTCGAAACTTTTAAGCATTAAGCCATCGTAAGGTCTAGCAATCGCTACATTATGGTTCTGGTCTGGTATTATTCCGGACCTGCAGATCCAGAATGGGAACATGTAATTAGAGATTTAGTGAAGATCGAGATGGTATGATAGAGGGAATCGAGGTCTGTGCTCTCTGAGTGCTCATTTTACTTGTTTCTAATGTTTTAGTTGATAGTACGTATTTTGCCTTTTGTTAATTCAATGCACTTCTTCAGGTGAAAAAGAAGGCCGGAAGACATTCCGCCTCCCAAGACGCACGTTTATCACGAGCCTCCTCCCAGTGAAGATTGAAGAGGCCAAGCATCCGCTGCTTCTGTGCGGCGATCACGACAGCCGAATACGCGTATTCACATGCGAGAGTTTAGGCGACTATTTTCCAGAAGCGGTTCTTAACGGTCACGAAGACTGGGTGACTTCGCTGGACATTATGCGAGAAGGTTAGTTTCCGAGATCTTATTTACCTGATGTAGGACCTTTAATGTTTACCTTTTCTATTGTATGTTACAGAGGGGTGAGATatccagaggaaggaaaagaaatgggGATGGTTTGGAGCTGCAATGAAGGAAGATCAAAAAATGAGTCAGACGTAGTGTGACGAGAGACCAGTAGGAATTGCCAAACATAATAATGAAGTGAAGGAAATGTAATCTAAACCAGATGGGAATTGAGGCAGAAAATTCTTCAGACTGTGTCAAGTGGCTACCACGCCTTTTGAATTGAGTAAAGAGAATATTTAATGCAAAGACTAAATATTCATGGGAATGAAAAATCATTTTAGATTATGAATgcattacctctgccaatgagtTTATAAAATGACcagcatttattaatttatttatttatacgtttGTTTGTTGTCTGTTAGCAAGATTATGTTCAAATGTCTTGCTTGATTCCACCAACTTTGAACCACTGATAGGTATTATTATGCTTTGGATGAACCCATTGAATTTTGAAGGTGAACCACATCAAGATCACAATTCTAGTTATGATTGTCATTATATATAGACAGTAGAATTCAGAGGTTCTCAAtaggggtgaaattcacccccaggggtgaattttgggctttcagggggtgaattgtgaccgaagtaagtttatgggcGAGGAGAGCAATCATAGGCTATGGCataactggcctgtcacgtgggctgggattatatcatgtgctggcccaggaaaaatggattagacagtaatatacaagtgaccacccaagttaatcctaggattggaaaaggtactgaggaagagacagagccctagggaattaagtaggttcCAAGAgaattacttggcaactccaaggttgggaactcctggacaataaataactgagaagctaatatcaaggatcaagttgtgcaggagataaagtcttcagcatttagcttattttcaattcaacttgatgaatcaactgatgtggcatcatgttcccagttgatggtgtttgcaaggtgtgttcactcaggttcatttaaagaggagttctcttttgttctcctcttgaactaactaccaaagcctctgatattttggagaaggtttcatctttttttgaatcagaaaatctttcgtgggataatatcagtgggtgttgtacagatggagcaccagctatgttagggacaaaatcagaattccaagtatgtgtgaaaaagcgagctccaaaagtgaaaggcattcattgtatgagccatcgtcagacactagcctcaaaaacacttcctgctccgctagagaaggttttggatcagacaattaaaattgtaaatttcgtcaaaggaggggctctcaactcatgacttttcaagcagttatgtactgatgtggatgcaacccatcattcgcttttttttcacacaaatgttcgttggcgttcaagaggaaatgtaactgagcgagtatttgagcttagagatgagctcaaattgttttttaaagtgcaaggtaaaacagaatttcctgcctggctgagtgatgaggaatggatcatgcgtcttgcctattttgttgatataattgagcaactgaataaactgaatcttcagatgcatggaaggaatacagacattatagaattcgtagataccttggaagctttcatgagcaagcctgaaaattagaagaaaagggtaaatgcagaaaatgtagcaatgtttgagaaactgtcatccattcttgatgtttgtggtgaagacaaggtgcttcctaaatttgcaaaaaattaaattttgtagcatttgacagcactggaaaatgaattcagacgatattttcacgaacttagtgatgatgagttggatctagtcagaaatccattcaaactgccggttgaaaaagttcctgatgattgtcaagatgagtttttggagttaaaaagtgattcggatgtaagagatatgttcgatgagaaatcaataacagaattttggcctctgatgtccgattcctacccaaaagtggcagaaatgcctatccgtgtattgcttccgtttgtattgacatatctttgtgagtcaggcttttcaactctgttacaaattaaaacgaagcagcgcagtagattagaggtagaaaattacctgcgttgtgccctttcaagcactcatccgcgtatcccagaattggctaagaaaaaaacaatcacaggtttcgacaatcgatgaaatgtaatcttctgaatagaaataattacagatttataatatcttgttaccctatcgaactttttgtttgttgcatcaccttcagtttggcctgttaagttcttataaattaaaaaaaaaatattttactttcattcaagttttatatatccatcgatattttcaatttgcatataatttgtaatattctatagtaaaagtaatccatgtaaagctgtaaatgtataattcagtttgaaaaaaaataaaataaaaggatttttagtaatatttgcatattatatacagtgcactttttgagacagacaaatttggaaaagacggaaaggggggggggggtgaatgacatcattgcaaatggtgaaaggggtgcatgggccaagaaggttgagaacccctgcagTAGATTATGCAAGGTCAACGTATGAAAAAGGGAAAGGTTGGTCCCTAGACTTGAATCAAATGTTGGAAATATTCAGGGAGCTCTTTTTACTTATTTTGAGAATGCATTTtgagcataaatattattacctttcaGATAATGGCGGATTATTGCTTGCCAGCGGTTCGAAGGACTCCTCCGTTCGTGGCTGGAAAGTCTGGGTGCTGGAGAAAGAAGACGACGTGAAGGATGCGGAAGACAGGGAAGACAAAGTTCTGAGGCTGCGCAGCGTCATGTTCCGAGTCAAACCGAGCTCCTCCGGCGACAAGGACGTGACGATATCTGTGTTGCTCGATACTATCTTAGCTGGTCATGAAAAGGCTTGAGATCAGAAGTGCCTTGGGCTGGTCCAATTATCAAAGGTGAGTAGTGGATCATTTGGTGTTCGGTGTTGATAGAATCAAAGTGGTCATGATGATATACTTGTTTCGAATTTGTGTATTGCTGTATATTTGTATAACTGAATATTTTGCCATGTTGATACTGGTCTTGCGATAAAAATCAGGACAAGAAAAATCATTTAttacgtaactgaaatacaaaccacgctatctaatatgagtaattactttggcgtagctgaaatgacgagccattagaattttaacgagggtttactaccccaccgctagttagtgggggtagggaggggtagcttgctacccccctccacacacacacacacacacacacctgtgaatacttcactttgcttttggctcgggtggcagacggacgtgtccgctctcaccctcgcttgtCAGTCATTAatctgtttttaaatatgtaacttccctggtagttacatatatatagcttaaatcacGCGTTTCGATGCgacacgacagaaattcaaaattcgtggcgatcgtcgccatgacagtaggtggtcatacatgagcgccatcactcataggttattagaaccattcccaacatcttcagaaattctctgttgttgatcgagtcaacacctcgggaattcttttcgtggatatattactttattttacaatttggtgaagtactttttgtctgattattgttaatagctttcgctgcctttctactatcgaagatattgtataggatagttttttttttttttctttttgcgggtccaacttggacagtttaagtgaacttgatttcaaacaaagatgtccagacccagtaatggctcttctgttgttaaactttggttgttgggctagaccagcttttgagctgctctttcttcccgcactgtaattaacagggagcatgtatgtatgtatttgttttcgttccttgctcgtacattgagggatcaaagattttttccccctactttattaacgaacaactcttaaagttataa comes from Palaemon carinicauda isolate YSFRI2023 chromosome 3, ASM3689809v2, whole genome shotgun sequence and encodes:
- the LOC137638206 gene encoding elongator complex protein 2-like isoform X3, with amino-acid sequence MHRTQRRCTVVMSDGLVIQEDGKEKLIIVTAVTAMAACWIVCPVTGEKEGRKTFRLPRRTFITSLLPVKIEEAKHPLLLCGDHDSRIRVFTCESLGDYFPEAVLNGHEDWVTSLDIMREDNGGLLLASGSKDSSVRGWKVWVLEKEDDVKDAEDREDKVLRLRSVMFRVKPSSSGDKDVTISVLLDTILAGHEKA
- the LOC137638206 gene encoding elongator complex protein 2-like isoform X1, with protein sequence MMIRGNHNHPLDTADVLNEPRVSLPMHQRDVQQLLQQTRTQRRCTVVMSDGLVIQEDGKEKLIIVTAVTAMAACWIVCPVTGEKEGRKTFRLPRRTFITSLLPVKIEEAKHPLLLCGDHDSRIRVFTCESLGDYFPEAVLNGHEDWVTSLDIMREDNGGLLLASGSKDSSVRGWKVWVLEKEDDVKDAEDREDKVLRLRSVMFRVKPSSSGDKDVTISVLLDTILAGHEKA
- the LOC137638206 gene encoding elongator complex protein 2-like isoform X2: MKRLDMRSALGWSNDQRTQRRCTVVMSDGLVIQEDGKEKLIIVTAVTAMAACWIVCPVTGEKEGRKTFRLPRRTFITSLLPVKIEEAKHPLLLCGDHDSRIRVFTCESLGDYFPEAVLNGHEDWVTSLDIMREDNGGLLLASGSKDSSVRGWKVWVLEKEDDVKDAEDREDKVLRLRSVMFRVKPSSSGDKDVTISVLLDTILAGHEKA